One Streptomyces sp. P9-A2 DNA window includes the following coding sequences:
- a CDS encoding NfeD family protein has protein sequence MDPWLIWLIIAAVLAVAEIFTLTAALGMLSAAALVTAGCAALGLSPPFQLLVFAVVATVTVLFVRPLAVRHVLQPQVARFGIDALVGKAAYVVSEVSGLGGRVRIDGEEWTARAYDETLVIPPGKTVDVIEISGTTAFVYPRD, from the coding sequence ATGGATCCGTGGCTGATCTGGTTGATCATCGCAGCCGTGCTGGCTGTGGCGGAGATCTTCACTCTCACCGCCGCGCTCGGAATGCTGAGTGCCGCCGCACTGGTCACGGCGGGGTGCGCCGCACTGGGACTTTCGCCGCCCTTCCAGCTCCTGGTGTTCGCCGTCGTCGCCACCGTCACCGTGCTGTTCGTGCGCCCCCTCGCGGTACGTCACGTGCTCCAGCCCCAGGTGGCGCGATTCGGTATAGACGCCCTGGTCGGCAAGGCCGCCTATGTCGTCTCGGAGGTGTCGGGGCTGGGCGGCAGGGTACGTATCGACGGCGAGGAGTGGACGGCCCGCGCCTATGACGAGACGCTGGTGATTCCTCCCGGCAAGACCGTCGATGTCATAGAGATCAGTGGCACCACAGCTTTCGTCTACCCCCGGGACTGA
- a CDS encoding SPFH domain-containing protein, whose translation METSAFLIAGLIIALFAIFTVVRAVRIVPQARARNVERLGRYHRTLNPGLNLVIPYIDRVHPVIDLREQVVSFKPQPVITEDNLVVEIDTVLYFQVTDARAAFYEIANFLQAVEQLTVTTLRNVVGSMDLEKTLTSRDTINSQLRGVLDEATGKWGLRVNRVEIKAIDPPQTIKDAMQKQMRAERDKRAAVLGAEGQRQSQILTAEGDKQAAVLRAEGNRTAAILQAEGQSRAIDEVFQAVHRNDPDPKLLAYQYLQALPQLAQGSGNNFWVIPSEITSALQGVSQAFTQQLPRSPATREKPVDDDMVVQAAHDTAQAAEAAAKAVADAAEADGAVPEVLPSEPPR comes from the coding sequence ATGGAGACCTCTGCGTTTCTCATCGCCGGTCTGATCATCGCGTTGTTCGCGATCTTCACCGTGGTGCGGGCGGTGCGCATCGTTCCCCAGGCGCGCGCTCGTAATGTCGAGCGGCTCGGCCGTTACCATCGCACCCTGAATCCCGGTCTCAACCTCGTCATTCCCTACATCGATCGCGTTCACCCGGTGATCGACCTGCGGGAACAGGTCGTCTCCTTCAAACCGCAGCCGGTCATCACCGAGGACAACCTGGTCGTCGAGATCGACACCGTCCTGTACTTCCAGGTCACCGACGCGCGAGCGGCCTTCTACGAGATCGCGAACTTCCTTCAGGCCGTCGAACAGCTGACCGTCACCACCCTGCGCAACGTCGTCGGCTCCATGGACCTGGAGAAGACGCTCACCTCACGCGACACCATCAACAGCCAGCTCCGCGGCGTGCTGGACGAAGCCACCGGCAAGTGGGGGCTGCGGGTCAACCGGGTGGAGATCAAGGCCATCGACCCCCCGCAGACCATCAAGGACGCGATGCAGAAGCAGATGCGCGCCGAGCGGGACAAACGGGCCGCGGTCCTCGGGGCCGAGGGACAGCGCCAATCCCAGATCCTCACCGCCGAAGGCGACAAACAGGCCGCCGTCCTGCGCGCGGAGGGCAACCGCACCGCCGCGATCCTGCAGGCCGAGGGCCAGTCCCGGGCCATCGACGAGGTCTTCCAGGCCGTGCACCGCAACGACCCCGACCCCAAGCTGCTCGCCTACCAGTACCTCCAGGCCCTGCCGCAGCTCGCGCAGGGCTCGGGCAACAACTTCTGGGTGATCCCGAGCGAGATCACCTCAGCACTCCAGGGCGTGTCCCAAGCCTTCACCCAACAGCTGCCCCGGTCGCCGGCCACCCGCGAGAAACCTGTCGACGACGACATGGTCGTCCAGGCCGCCCACGACACGGCGCAGGCCGCGGAAGCCGCCGCCAAGGCCGTCGCCGACGCCGCCGAGGCCGACGGCGCCGTCCCGGAAGTCCTTCCGTCCGAGCCGCCCCGCTGA